A region from the Leeia speluncae genome encodes:
- a CDS encoding glutamine synthetase family protein gives MDRITEFLREHRITEVECIIPDTTGIARGKIIPRSKFETGENMRLPQVVLVQTVTGDYPENAVTGATDPDMVCLPDPDTIRLIPWATDPTAQVIHDCVHFDGSPVEISPRYVLRRVLELYKEKGWKPVIAPELEFYLVDVNKDPDLPLQPPIGRTGRPETGRQAYSIDAVNEFDALFEDIYEYCELQDLEIDTLIHEVGAAQMEINFLHGDAMDLADRVFLFKRTVRETALRHNMYATFMAKPMENEPGSAMHMHQSVVDESGQNIFTKPDGSASDLFLNYIAGLQAYMPSVMPIFAPFVNSYRRLSRFTAAPINVQWGYDNRTVGIRVPASSPAARRVENRVAGVDCNPYLAMAATLACGYLGMVQGLQPTEPLATDAYDLPFELPRNLEEAMTRMQVCEPMADILGRKFVNAYLQTKELEYETFFKVISSWERRHLLLHA, from the coding sequence ATGGACAGAATTACCGAATTTCTGAGAGAACATCGCATTACTGAAGTGGAATGTATCATTCCTGACACGACCGGCATTGCAAGGGGGAAAATTATCCCACGGAGCAAGTTTGAAACCGGGGAAAACATGCGGCTACCTCAGGTGGTCTTGGTGCAAACGGTAACTGGTGATTACCCTGAAAATGCGGTAACCGGTGCAACCGATCCAGACATGGTGTGTTTACCTGATCCGGATACTATCCGCTTGATTCCATGGGCAACCGATCCTACCGCGCAAGTGATTCATGACTGTGTGCATTTTGATGGTTCGCCAGTCGAGATCTCACCACGCTATGTGCTACGTCGCGTGTTAGAACTATATAAAGAAAAAGGCTGGAAACCCGTCATTGCTCCCGAACTAGAATTTTATCTAGTGGATGTAAACAAAGATCCAGACTTGCCATTGCAGCCACCAATTGGTCGTACAGGCCGTCCAGAAACGGGGCGTCAGGCATATTCAATTGATGCAGTAAACGAGTTTGATGCGCTATTTGAAGACATCTATGAATATTGCGAATTACAAGATCTAGAAATTGACACCTTGATTCATGAGGTGGGTGCGGCGCAGATGGAAATTAACTTCCTCCATGGCGACGCAATGGACTTAGCTGATCGCGTATTCTTATTTAAACGTACGGTGCGTGAAACCGCGCTACGCCACAATATGTATGCAACATTTATGGCTAAGCCAATGGAGAATGAACCAGGCAGCGCGATGCACATGCACCAAAGCGTGGTGGATGAGTCTGGTCAGAATATCTTTACTAAACCAGATGGCAGCGCGAGTGATTTATTCCTGAACTATATTGCTGGTTTGCAAGCGTATATGCCTTCAGTAATGCCGATTTTTGCGCCATTTGTTAACTCATATCGTCGCTTGTCTCGTTTTACTGCTGCCCCGATTAATGTGCAGTGGGGTTATGACAACCGTACCGTGGGTATCCGAGTACCCGCATCAAGCCCAGCTGCCCGTCGTGTCGAAAACCGTGTGGCCGGCGTGGATTGCAACCCATACCTAGCAATGGCTGCAACACTCGCATGTGGCTACTTAGGCATGGTGCAAGGCTTGCAACCAACTGAACCATTAGCAACAGATGCATACGACTTACCATTCGAGTTACCACGTAACTTGGAAGAGGCGATGACTCGTATGCAAGTATGCGAGCCAATGGCAGATATCTTGGGACGCAAGTTTGTGAATGCGTATTTGCAAACGAAGGAGCTAGAGTACGAAACGTTCTTCAAGGTAATCAGTTCTTGGGAACGTCGTCACTTGTTGCTACACGCATAA
- a CDS encoding RnfH family protein, whose product MSIQVEIVFALPDLQEYEQLIVNADCTVTEALSQSQIVIQHQLTAPIHASIFGKLAKPSQALREGDRIEILRPLVGDPKEIRRRRVQNGQTMGKKKTGNSE is encoded by the coding sequence ATGTCTATTCAAGTAGAAATCGTTTTTGCCCTTCCTGATCTGCAAGAATATGAGCAATTAATAGTCAATGCTGATTGTACGGTGACAGAAGCGCTCTCCCAATCGCAAATTGTCATACAGCACCAACTCACCGCCCCCATTCACGCCAGTATCTTTGGCAAGTTGGCAAAACCAAGCCAAGCATTACGCGAGGGGGACAGAATAGAGATTTTGAGACCGCTAGTTGGAGATCCAAAAGAGATTCGTCGCAGACGCGTGCAAAATGGCCAAACAATGGGCAAGAAAAAAACAGGAAATAGCGAATGA
- a CDS encoding polyamine ABC transporter substrate-binding protein — MYPQNWAKKLSILTLALAASSAFAAEEKVLNVYNWNDYVAKDTVANFEKETGIKVKYDVYDSNETLQAKLLTGKSGYDIVVPSLEFAGKQIQTGVHKKLDKKQLSNYANLDAGILSKMTAADPGNQYLIPYMWGTTAIGINEEKVKKALGGKLPADMWQLVFDPAITSKLKSCGISYMDTPSDVYSMVNIYLGKNANDFSKATLEAATAQLIKVRKDVKVFNSSPIDLLANGDVCVGIAFSGDVYMAKNRAIEAKNNQKISYVIPAKGTIMWVDNLAIPKDAKHPENAHKFINYILKAKVAADISNTVFYANPNTKATPLVSKEIASDPNIYPTEALKKKLVAKKVIPAEEQRALTQFYTKFKTAK; from the coding sequence ATGTACCCACAAAATTGGGCTAAAAAATTATCAATTCTTACGCTAGCTTTAGCAGCTAGTTCGGCTTTTGCTGCAGAAGAAAAAGTACTGAACGTTTACAACTGGAATGATTACGTTGCTAAAGACACGGTTGCTAATTTCGAAAAAGAAACTGGCATCAAAGTTAAATACGATGTGTACGATAGCAATGAAACATTACAAGCAAAACTATTAACTGGCAAAAGTGGCTACGACATTGTGGTGCCTTCTTTAGAATTTGCAGGCAAGCAAATTCAAACAGGTGTTCACAAAAAGTTAGATAAAAAGCAGCTTTCAAATTACGCCAATTTGGATGCTGGCATTTTATCCAAAATGACCGCAGCTGATCCAGGTAACCAGTACTTGATCCCATACATGTGGGGTACTACTGCAATTGGTATTAACGAAGAGAAAGTCAAAAAAGCTTTAGGTGGAAAACTACCGGCTGATATGTGGCAATTAGTGTTTGATCCAGCCATCACTAGTAAGCTGAAATCGTGTGGTATTTCCTATATGGATACACCAAGTGATGTTTACTCAATGGTAAACATTTACTTAGGCAAAAATGCAAATGACTTCAGTAAAGCGACGTTAGAAGCCGCAACTGCTCAGCTAATTAAAGTTCGTAAAGACGTTAAAGTATTTAACTCATCTCCAATTGATCTGCTAGCAAACGGTGATGTGTGTGTGGGTATCGCATTCTCTGGCGACGTATACATGGCTAAAAACCGTGCAATCGAAGCTAAAAATAACCAAAAAATCAGCTACGTCATTCCTGCAAAAGGAACGATTATGTGGGTAGATAACTTGGCTATTCCAAAGGATGCAAAACATCCAGAGAATGCACATAAGTTTATTAACTACATCTTAAAAGCGAAGGTTGCTGCAGATATTTCGAATACGGTTTTCTATGCAAACCCGAATACGAAAGCGACGCCGTTAGTAAGTAAAGAAATTGCTTCTGATCCAAATATCTATCCAACAGAAGCATTGAAGAAAAAGCTCGTAGCGAAAAAAGTGATTCCTGCAGAAGAGCAGCGTGCTCTGACACAGTTCTACACCAAATTCAAAACAGCTAAATAA
- the flgM gene encoding flagellar biosynthesis anti-sigma factor FlgM — MKIDNSGRVNSQLNTQTNTRVRTTDSSDTSSTTSASSSVVPEDTVSLSQTSQLQSVSQNMANVPVVNADKVKEIKEAIAQGKFSVNPEAIADSLIESVRDLLAERSTG, encoded by the coding sequence ATGAAAATTGACAATTCGGGCAGAGTAAATAGTCAACTTAACACGCAAACCAATACCCGCGTGCGAACGACAGATAGTTCAGATACTAGCTCTACCACTAGCGCATCTTCTAGCGTTGTGCCTGAAGATACCGTTAGCTTGAGCCAGACATCTCAACTACAGTCCGTCAGTCAAAACATGGCGAACGTACCTGTTGTGAATGCAGACAAGGTTAAAGAGATTAAAGAAGCGATTGCGCAAGGGAAATTCAGTGTAAACCCTGAAGCCATTGCCGATAGCTTGATTGAAAGCGTTCGCGATTTGCTAGCTGAACGCTCGACCGGTTAA
- a CDS encoding CobW family GTP-binding protein: MTKASVQLISGFLGAGKTSFISALLHHRPNTLKVAVIINEVASIGVDGSLLSAESASGQIEIKQIAGGCICCTNGPLVRTTLIRILKDVQPDIILIEPSGLGEPSAIYRLITEQSFKNHLTVLPSICVISAASLADQRYLEHPVFKEQATFAKHWLITRIESEANTELLINKFAKTQNPNQIQFAPTLASLDQLAEAYWQQLPTLTVDDSCGIEELALSPISPRLPEPKSNQWLIQEQSHGITASIQSSQCIPFVQQDLVVSQITHLIESNTTHLWRAKGALRFSDEQSSLFQLANDKLAWQHHQITTNTTSLIAFIFAKETSMQAIQLFTEQLNAILAILKD; the protein is encoded by the coding sequence GTGACAAAAGCAAGCGTTCAACTCATTTCGGGGTTTCTGGGCGCCGGAAAAACCTCCTTCATCTCTGCTTTACTTCACCATCGTCCTAACACATTAAAAGTGGCAGTCATCATCAATGAGGTCGCTTCAATTGGGGTGGATGGTAGCCTATTGTCGGCGGAATCAGCATCAGGTCAAATTGAAATCAAGCAGATCGCTGGAGGGTGCATCTGCTGCACCAACGGTCCGCTCGTTCGAACCACTCTTATCCGAATATTAAAAGATGTACAACCAGACATAATTTTAATTGAGCCATCTGGCCTTGGTGAGCCAAGCGCCATCTATCGATTAATAACCGAGCAAAGTTTTAAAAATCACCTAACCGTCTTGCCTAGTATTTGTGTCATTTCCGCCGCATCGTTAGCGGATCAGCGATACTTGGAACATCCCGTATTCAAAGAACAAGCAACCTTCGCCAAGCACTGGCTAATCACACGGATTGAGAGCGAAGCCAATACCGAGTTGCTCATCAACAAATTTGCCAAAACCCAAAATCCAAATCAAATACAATTTGCACCGACACTGGCATCACTAGATCAGCTTGCAGAAGCATATTGGCAACAACTACCTACGTTAACCGTCGATGACTCATGCGGGATCGAGGAGCTAGCACTTAGCCCAATATCACCCAGATTGCCCGAGCCGAAAAGCAACCAATGGCTGATACAAGAACAATCACATGGTATTACGGCCAGCATCCAAAGCAGCCAATGCATTCCCTTTGTTCAGCAAGACTTGGTCGTATCCCAAATCACCCATTTGATCGAAAGTAATACCACACACCTATGGAGAGCCAAAGGTGCTTTGCGATTTTCGGATGAGCAATCAAGCTTGTTCCAATTAGCGAATGACAAACTAGCTTGGCAACACCACCAAATAACGACAAACACAACTTCGCTGATCGCCTTTATTTTTGCAAAAGAAACGAGCATGCAAGCCATTCAATTATTTACTGAGCAATTGAATGCCATACTAGCTATCTTAAAAGACTAA
- a CDS encoding aspartate aminotransferase family protein, giving the protein MSNVIDNRPGVYAEASQSGNFARRTTAEWQALDAAHHIHPFSDMGSLNKSGSRVITKAEGVYLWDSEGNKIIDGMAGLWCVNVGYGRKELAEVAYKQMLELPYYNTFFKTTHPPVIELSNLLAEVSPKGFEHFFYCNSGSEGNDTVLRIVHQYWAAVGKPAKKYVISRKNGYHGSTIAGGSLGGMGYMHEQMPSQVGNIVHINQPYWFGEGEDLTPEEFGLKRAQELEAKILELGAENVAAFIGEPFQGAGGVIFPPSTYWPEIQRICRKYDILLCADEVIGGFGRTGEWFAHQHFGFEPDTITMAKGLTSGYVPMGAVGINRKVADALIAAGDFNHGLTYSGHPVAAAVAVANIKILREGGLIDNVKNVTGPYFQKSLREALDGNPLVGEIAGQGLVAGMQLTEDKATRKRFANGGDIGLQCRDHCFGNNLIMRATGDRMLLSPPLVITKSEIDELVSKAKYCLDLTAKELGML; this is encoded by the coding sequence ATGTCGAATGTAATTGATAACCGCCCAGGCGTTTACGCAGAAGCCTCACAATCAGGTAATTTTGCGCGCCGTACTACCGCTGAATGGCAAGCCCTGGATGCGGCACACCATATTCATCCGTTCTCAGACATGGGATCATTGAATAAGTCTGGCAGCCGTGTGATTACCAAAGCCGAAGGTGTTTACCTTTGGGATTCTGAAGGTAATAAAATTATTGATGGTATGGCCGGTCTGTGGTGTGTCAACGTGGGCTATGGCCGTAAAGAACTCGCAGAAGTTGCTTACAAGCAAATGCTAGAGTTGCCTTACTACAATACATTTTTCAAGACAACTCACCCACCTGTTATCGAATTATCTAACCTATTAGCAGAAGTATCTCCTAAAGGTTTTGAGCACTTCTTCTACTGTAACTCTGGTTCTGAAGGTAACGATACCGTCTTGCGTATTGTGCATCAGTATTGGGCTGCAGTGGGTAAGCCTGCTAAGAAATACGTGATCTCTCGTAAGAACGGCTACCACGGCTCGACGATTGCTGGTGGCTCGCTTGGTGGCATGGGTTATATGCACGAGCAAATGCCTTCACAGGTTGGCAATATTGTTCACATCAACCAACCATATTGGTTTGGTGAGGGCGAAGACCTTACACCTGAAGAGTTTGGTCTGAAGCGTGCACAAGAGTTAGAAGCGAAAATCCTAGAACTGGGAGCAGAAAATGTTGCTGCCTTCATTGGCGAGCCATTCCAAGGGGCGGGTGGGGTGATTTTCCCTCCATCAACCTATTGGCCAGAAATCCAACGTATTTGCCGCAAGTACGACATCTTGCTTTGTGCGGATGAAGTGATTGGTGGTTTTGGTCGTACCGGCGAATGGTTTGCTCACCAGCACTTCGGTTTCGAGCCAGACACTATCACGATGGCAAAAGGCTTGACCTCTGGATACGTACCGATGGGTGCAGTAGGCATTAATCGTAAAGTTGCTGATGCATTGATTGCTGCTGGTGATTTCAACCATGGTCTGACTTATTCTGGTCATCCAGTTGCTGCGGCTGTTGCCGTAGCAAACATCAAAATTTTGCGTGAAGGTGGCTTGATCGATAACGTGAAAAACGTGACTGGTCCTTACTTCCAAAAATCACTACGTGAAGCATTAGATGGCAATCCATTAGTCGGTGAAATTGCGGGTCAAGGTTTAGTTGCAGGTATGCAATTAACCGAAGACAAAGCGACTCGCAAACGCTTTGCTAACGGTGGCGATATTGGTTTGCAATGCCGCGATCATTGCTTTGGTAATAACTTAATTATGCGTGCGACAGGTGATCGTATGTTGCTTTCTCCGCCGCTTGTCATTACCAAATCTGAGATTGACGAATTGGTCAGCAAAGCCAAGTACTGCCTAGATCTAACGGCTAAAGAATTAGGCATGCTGTAA
- the ald gene encoding alanine dehydrogenase has product MLIGVPKEIKNHEYRVGLTPSGVKELTHHGHQVWIQKNAGAAIGFPDESYIAAGALMIDTPAEIFAKADMIIKVKEPQPGECAMLRPGQILYTYLHLAPDPDQTKALVASGCIAIAYETVTDDRGGLPLLAPMSEVAGRMSIQAAARALEKAAGGSGVLLGGVPGVAPGKVTVIGGGVVGINAARMALGLGADVTILDRSLPRLKEVDNDFAGRIKTLYSTRDAIESELKLADAVIGAVLIPGAAAPKLVTREMLKWMKPGSVLVDVAIDQGGCFETSHATTHQDPTYVIEGITHYCVANMPGGVARTSTQALTNATLGQAVALADKGWKRALREDRHLQNGLNVCEGKITYEAVARDLGYEYVPAAQLITS; this is encoded by the coding sequence ATGCTAATCGGTGTACCAAAGGAAATCAAAAATCATGAATATCGTGTGGGGCTAACGCCTTCTGGTGTAAAAGAGTTAACCCATCACGGACATCAAGTCTGGATTCAAAAAAATGCTGGTGCAGCAATCGGCTTTCCTGACGAAAGTTATATTGCAGCGGGCGCTTTAATGATTGATACCCCTGCAGAAATATTTGCCAAAGCAGATATGATTATTAAAGTGAAAGAGCCACAGCCTGGCGAATGCGCCATGTTAAGACCTGGACAAATTCTTTACACCTATCTGCACTTAGCACCAGATCCAGATCAAACTAAAGCCTTGGTTGCTAGTGGATGTATTGCGATCGCTTACGAAACTGTCACTGATGATCGGGGAGGTTTGCCTTTGTTAGCCCCAATGTCTGAAGTCGCTGGGCGTATGTCTATTCAGGCTGCGGCAAGAGCGCTTGAAAAGGCCGCTGGTGGTTCTGGCGTATTGCTTGGCGGTGTGCCGGGTGTTGCCCCAGGTAAAGTAACGGTGATTGGTGGTGGCGTGGTTGGCATTAATGCTGCACGGATGGCGTTAGGACTAGGAGCAGACGTCACGATTTTGGACCGTTCATTACCTAGACTGAAAGAAGTCGATAACGATTTTGCAGGGCGTATTAAAACACTCTATTCCACACGAGATGCCATAGAAAGTGAACTAAAACTAGCCGATGCAGTGATTGGCGCTGTGTTAATTCCCGGCGCCGCAGCCCCCAAGTTGGTGACGCGAGAGATGTTGAAGTGGATGAAACCCGGCTCTGTGTTAGTCGATGTGGCGATTGATCAAGGTGGGTGTTTTGAGACTAGTCATGCAACAACCCACCAAGACCCTACCTATGTCATAGAAGGGATCACCCATTACTGCGTGGCAAATATGCCGGGTGGGGTAGCAAGAACCTCTACTCAGGCGCTAACCAATGCAACGCTAGGACAAGCGGTGGCGCTGGCGGATAAGGGCTGGAAGCGTGCACTAAGAGAAGACCGTCATTTGCAAAATGGATTGAATGTTTGCGAAGGCAAGATTACTTATGAGGCGGTTGCTCGAGATTTGGGCTATGAATATGTACCAGCCGCACAGTTAATCACTTCTTAA
- a CDS encoding flagella synthesis protein FlgN, which translates to MSDVLDPQLAHLLNQQISGLSLLIEQLNSEKQALASRDGNAIESINQQKQETVSELQVTSKALTDLLSKLSGSTDIATHKEWLLANIGETALWGKWNSLAAESKKLNEQNGKLIDASLRFQEKQLNILLPQANITKLYTASGTTEENSGLIRNRDIV; encoded by the coding sequence ATGTCAGATGTACTAGACCCTCAGTTAGCCCACCTGCTTAACCAGCAGATTAGTGGGCTTTCGTTGTTGATTGAACAATTAAACAGCGAAAAACAAGCACTAGCAAGCCGTGATGGCAATGCAATTGAAAGCATTAATCAGCAAAAGCAAGAAACCGTATCTGAACTTCAGGTAACCAGTAAAGCGCTGACAGATTTACTTTCCAAACTTTCTGGCAGTACCGATATTGCTACCCATAAAGAATGGTTGCTAGCCAACATTGGCGAGACAGCGCTTTGGGGAAAATGGAATTCTTTGGCGGCTGAGAGCAAAAAGCTGAATGAGCAAAATGGCAAACTCATCGATGCTTCTTTACGCTTTCAGGAAAAACAACTCAATATTTTGCTTCCACAAGCAAATATCACTAAGCTTTACACGGCGAGTGGCACCACGGAAGAAAACAGTGGCTTGATTAGAAACAGAGATATTGTTTAA
- a CDS encoding gamma-glutamyl-gamma-aminobutyrate hydrolase family protein, which produces MQTKPIIGLCADRKMLGMHPFHAVGEKYINAVIHGAESFAVVLPSLGDAQSMEQTLDMVDGLLFTGSPSNVEPKHYAGAPSEPGTLHDPHRDATTLPMIKAAIERGIPVLGICRGFQEMNVVFGGTLFQKVHEVPGKMDHREKGDATLDEQYGPVHEVHIQSQGLLHKWFGQEKAMVNSIHQQGVDRLGEGLQIEATAPDGLIEAFSVRESKTFAFAVQWHPEWKHAENPLSTAIFKAFGAACRQRQQQR; this is translated from the coding sequence ATGCAAACAAAACCGATCATTGGATTATGTGCTGACAGAAAAATGTTGGGCATGCACCCATTTCATGCGGTTGGTGAAAAATACATTAATGCAGTGATTCACGGGGCGGAGTCTTTTGCGGTGGTGTTGCCTTCATTAGGCGATGCGCAAAGCATGGAACAAACGTTGGATATGGTGGATGGCTTGTTGTTTACCGGTAGCCCCTCCAATGTAGAGCCAAAGCATTATGCAGGAGCACCTAGCGAGCCGGGTACATTGCATGATCCTCATCGCGATGCAACGACCTTACCAATGATTAAGGCGGCTATCGAACGTGGTATTCCTGTGTTAGGCATTTGCCGTGGGTTTCAAGAAATGAATGTGGTATTCGGCGGTACACTTTTCCAGAAGGTACATGAAGTACCCGGAAAAATGGATCATCGTGAAAAAGGCGATGCCACATTAGACGAACAATATGGTCCTGTGCATGAAGTTCACATTCAATCACAGGGCTTGCTGCACAAATGGTTTGGCCAAGAAAAGGCGATGGTGAATTCTATCCATCAGCAAGGGGTCGATCGTTTGGGTGAAGGATTACAAATCGAAGCCACCGCACCCGATGGCTTGATTGAAGCTTTCAGTGTCAGGGAGTCCAAGACTTTTGCGTTTGCCGTACAGTGGCACCCTGAATGGAAACACGCTGAAAACCCGTTATCAACAGCGATATTTAAAGCTTTTGGAGCGGCATGTCGGCAACGCCAACAGCAACGATAA
- a CDS encoding type II toxin-antitoxin system RatA family toxin, with protein sequence MIKVEQSVLVEHTAEQMYRLVEQIEEYPNFLPWCSGSSVTSRSNEETVGTLHMNYHGVKSHFTTQNKKIPFQKIDMALLDGQFKTLSGSWFFTPLGEDACKVELKLQYQFSSTILEKLIGPVFNRISHNLVEAFVERADSIYKANQ encoded by the coding sequence ATGATCAAAGTAGAACAGTCGGTTTTGGTAGAACATACCGCCGAGCAAATGTATCGACTTGTCGAACAAATTGAAGAATACCCAAACTTTTTACCTTGGTGCAGCGGCAGTAGTGTCACGAGCCGGTCAAATGAAGAAACGGTTGGCACGCTTCATATGAATTACCATGGGGTAAAAAGCCACTTCACTACCCAGAATAAGAAAATTCCTTTTCAAAAAATTGATATGGCGCTGCTAGATGGGCAATTTAAGACGCTGTCTGGATCATGGTTCTTTACTCCGCTTGGAGAGGACGCCTGCAAAGTAGAGTTAAAATTACAATATCAATTTTCTAGCACTATTTTAGAAAAGCTGATTGGGCCAGTATTTAATCGTATTTCACACAACTTAGTTGAAGCCTTTGTCGAACGCGCCGACAGCATCTACAAAGCCAATCAGTAA
- the flgA gene encoding flagellar basal body P-ring formation chaperone FlgA translates to MIKLNEIRSYLLLLLLIPFTCLAVPRQDLSQLHSQVFQYLSNQLQNKPGKVSIDVSPLDKRIVVAKCDAPEASLPNGSKLIGRTTVNVKCNSPAKWSLIFQAYISIQSEVVVSSRPLPQGKTLSAEDISLVTRELADLPNTVITSPDQAIGRMLVSAIPAGNILRNEHFRAAFAITQNQIVRVIAQSNEFHIETQGKSLNNALAGQNVNVRTTSGQMIQGVAQADGTVLIDLN, encoded by the coding sequence ATGATCAAGTTAAATGAGATCAGGAGCTACCTTCTATTACTTCTCCTCATTCCATTCACTTGCTTAGCCGTGCCTAGACAGGACCTAAGTCAATTACACTCGCAAGTTTTTCAATACCTGAGCAATCAGCTTCAAAACAAACCTGGCAAAGTAAGTATTGATGTCTCTCCATTAGACAAAAGAATTGTCGTTGCTAAGTGCGACGCCCCCGAAGCAAGCCTTCCGAACGGGTCAAAGTTAATCGGCAGAACAACGGTCAATGTCAAATGCAATTCACCAGCCAAATGGAGCTTAATTTTTCAGGCCTACATCTCCATCCAATCTGAAGTAGTAGTTAGCAGTCGACCACTTCCGCAAGGAAAAACGCTTTCTGCAGAAGATATCTCTCTTGTCACCAGAGAACTCGCCGATTTGCCCAATACAGTGATCACCTCGCCAGATCAAGCCATTGGAAGAATGTTAGTTTCTGCGATCCCAGCAGGAAATATTTTAAGAAATGAGCACTTCCGTGCCGCATTTGCAATTACGCAAAATCAGATAGTACGTGTCATCGCGCAAAGTAACGAGTTTCATATAGAAACGCAGGGAAAATCGCTTAATAACGCCCTTGCCGGACAAAATGTGAATGTAAGAACGACAAGTGGACAAATGATTCAAGGTGTTGCCCAAGCGGATGGTACCGTGCTAATTGACTTAAATTGA
- a CDS encoding cupin domain-containing protein: MSIEVSARLKFIREKFGLSQRELAKRAGVTNGTISLIEQNRVSPSVSSLKKVLEGIPMSLAEFFTFDLGEVKPSPFFDAEELPNLGNDEVQLCLVGSGIKDRNMCIMREYYQAFSDTGKDMLQHEGQEGGVVVRGEIEITVGAETRVLKAGDAYYFDSNQPHRFRNLTSEICEIVSANSPPTV; this comes from the coding sequence ATGTCGATTGAAGTTAGTGCACGCCTTAAATTTATCCGTGAAAAATTCGGGCTCTCTCAGCGAGAGTTAGCCAAAAGAGCGGGCGTCACAAATGGCACCATTTCTTTAATTGAACAAAATCGCGTCAGCCCTTCTGTTTCTTCACTAAAAAAAGTGCTTGAAGGCATTCCCATGTCGTTGGCAGAATTTTTTACTTTTGACCTAGGCGAAGTCAAACCCTCCCCTTTCTTTGATGCAGAAGAACTACCCAACCTTGGTAATGATGAAGTCCAGCTTTGTTTAGTTGGCTCAGGCATAAAAGACCGTAACATGTGCATCATGCGAGAGTATTACCAAGCATTCTCTGACACTGGCAAAGATATGCTTCAGCATGAAGGACAAGAAGGTGGTGTCGTTGTTCGCGGTGAAATTGAAATTACAGTGGGTGCTGAAACTCGTGTTTTAAAAGCGGGAGATGCTTATTATTTTGATAGTAACCAGCCGCACCGCTTCAGGAATTTAACCAGCGAAATTTGCGAGATTGTGTCCGCAAACTCACCTCCAACTGTTTAA